In Gloeocapsa sp. DLM2.Bin57, a genomic segment contains:
- a CDS encoding leucyl aminopeptidase: MQIQTTTTPQLDWTGDALAIGLWENQTELTTELAQLDSKLAGGIQELIAETEFTGKSNTTAVTRMVPKSPIRKLILVGLGEKDKATLDTLRRATAAIARVAKAEKIKKLGISLPFVKDNPSQTAQVITEGIILTLHQDDRFKSEQKAAEDLKLTEVDLLGLGEQPEAIATAQQICAGVILARELVAAPANIVNPLTMAEKATTIAQEYGLELKILEQSECEELGMGSFLGVAKASDLPPKFIHLTYKPQGTPKRKLAIIGKGLTFDSGGLNIKGVGSGIETMKMDMGGSGATLGAALAIGALKPDVEVHFITAVTENMISGKAMHPGDILTASNGKTIEVNNTDAEGRLTLADALVYTEKLGVDAIVDLATLTGACVVALGDHISGLWSTAPEITQEILTAADLAGEKFWEMPLEDAYFDGLKSPLADLKNTGPRAGGAITAALFLKQFVKETPWVHLDIAGPVWADKDNGVDNAGATGFPVRTLVNWVCGS, encoded by the coding sequence ATGCAAATTCAGACAACAACAACGCCTCAACTTGATTGGACTGGAGATGCTTTAGCCATAGGATTATGGGAAAATCAAACAGAATTGACTACAGAATTAGCTCAATTAGATAGTAAATTAGCAGGAGGAATTCAAGAGTTAATCGCTGAGACAGAGTTTACAGGAAAGAGTAATACTACAGCGGTGACTCGTATGGTCCCTAAAAGTCCGATTCGTAAACTGATTTTAGTAGGTCTTGGGGAAAAAGATAAAGCAACATTAGATACTCTCAGAAGAGCCACAGCAGCGATCGCCCGTGTAGCTAAAGCAGAGAAAATCAAAAAACTTGGGATTAGTTTACCATTCGTTAAAGATAACCCTTCTCAAACCGCCCAAGTAATCACAGAGGGCATAATTTTAACTCTACATCAAGATGATCGCTTCAAATCAGAGCAAAAAGCCGCAGAAGATCTCAAACTAACCGAAGTTGACTTATTGGGATTAGGAGAACAACCAGAAGCGATCGCCACAGCCCAACAGATTTGCGCAGGGGTGATTTTAGCCCGAGAATTGGTAGCAGCGCCAGCTAATATAGTTAATCCTTTAACCATGGCTGAAAAAGCCACAACAATAGCTCAAGAATACGGTTTAGAGTTAAAAATCTTAGAACAATCCGAATGTGAAGAATTGGGTATGGGTAGTTTTCTAGGGGTAGCCAAAGCTTCAGATTTACCCCCTAAATTTATTCACCTTACCTATAAACCTCAAGGTACTCCTAAACGGAAATTAGCGATTATTGGTAAAGGTTTAACCTTTGATTCAGGTGGTTTAAATATCAAGGGTGTAGGTAGTGGTATCGAGACGATGAAGATGGATATGGGGGGTTCAGGTGCTACTCTAGGAGCAGCTTTGGCGATTGGAGCACTTAAACCCGATGTAGAGGTACATTTTATTACAGCTGTAACAGAAAATATGATTAGTGGTAAAGCCATGCACCCAGGAGATATTCTTACCGCTTCTAATGGTAAAACTATCGAGGTGAATAATACCGACGCCGAAGGGCGTTTAACCTTAGCAGATGCCTTGGTATATACAGAAAAATTGGGGGTAGATGCGATCGTTGATTTAGCTACCCTCACAGGTGCTTGTGTAGTTGCTTTAGGAGATCATATCTCAGGATTATGGAGTACTGCTCCTGAAATTACTCAAGAAATCCTGACAGCAGCAGATTTAGCAGGGGAAAAATTCTGGGAAATGCCTTTAGAAGATGCTTATTTTGATGGCTTAAAATCTCCTCTAGCGGATCTGAAAAATACAGGACCTCGTGCAGGTGGAGCAATTACCGCAGCTTTATTTCTCAAACAATTTGTTAAGGAAACTCCCTGGGTTCATCTCGATATTGCAGGTCCTGTTTGGGCTGATAAGGATAATGGAGTAGATAATGCAGGGGCAACGGGTTTTCCTGTGCGTACCCTAGTTAATTGGGTTTGTGGTAGTTAA
- a CDS encoding beta-carotene ketolase: MRQFNKFSGIIIALIIILLWSGSLLLFLRGNLSRFNLLQIVIGIWWQTFLYTGLFINGHEAIHGLVYPSNLKLNNFIGSLSVSLYACFAYDQLREKHWLHHHYPASELDPDFHDGKNSQFWAWYWHFFKGYWSWWRIGLLISIFSLISYLVKIALLQLVLFIFLPSLLSSLQLFYFGTFLPHRHHQVTSTYLPMFWSLITCYHFGYHQEHHDHPEIPWWKLPDLISNT, from the coding sequence ATGAGACAATTTAATAAATTTTCAGGAATAATCATAGCCCTAATCATTATTTTATTATGGTCAGGTTCTCTATTATTATTTCTTCGGGGTAATCTTTCTCGATTTAATCTACTACAAATTGTGATAGGGATTTGGTGGCAAACTTTTTTATATACTGGTTTATTTATTAATGGTCATGAAGCTATTCACGGTTTAGTTTATCCTAGTAATCTTAAGTTAAATAATTTTATTGGTTCATTATCTGTTTCATTATATGCTTGTTTTGCCTATGATCAACTCAGGGAAAAGCATTGGTTACATCATCATTATCCAGCTTCTGAACTAGATCCTGATTTTCACGATGGCAAAAATAGCCAATTTTGGGCTTGGTATTGGCACTTTTTTAAAGGTTATTGGAGTTGGTGGAGAATAGGGTTATTAATAAGTATTTTTAGCTTAATAAGTTATCTAGTCAAAATTGCCCTTCTTCAACTAGTCTTATTTATTTTCTTACCATCTTTATTGAGTTCATTACAATTATTTTATTTTGGTACTTTTTTACCGCATCGTCATCATCAAGTTACAAGCACTTACCTACCAATGTTCTGGTCATTAATTACTTGTTACCATTTTGGTTACCATCAAGAACATCATGATCACCCCGAGATACCCTGGTGGAAATTACCAGATCTAATTAGTAATACTTGA
- a CDS encoding diguanylate cyclase, translating into MSSQHLCPFCASPLLCQIIDGNLSWYCRHCHLEIPYGICHEIGDHNHTPDIIAQVTDDSAWQLLGKTWKKTVTDIKEALNADRVMLWKYTKTGELKVLEEALNPDYPSMKDWMMGHFFTKQELNEFTQGKLQINSHIENLLESFFEVKAKLVAPIILPDDHHVMPKLWGLLLVNHCAKSHQWEDSEIKLLSIIAKQIGVNIEQVESFYKLKTDYQKLENSTCVEQLTGLKSACQLEGYLQQKWQEMTQLKQPLSIIIGKIDGWEKYQHIWGEQDEKICFKQIARVITSTCQEQPNLIVKNEAEEFIIILPSLDGVKAVKLAEKMRQQVQALQIKLGQKEYLTISLGIASTIPQSDTQADTLLQDAQNALNNRQKQSKNSLIFSEYNNREKLIIEPVKSSPWENLKTFDQLQAYMAYFISRGKTIISPVSGPLYFKGLVYQYRGYHQDFIAFWQQLRQRKDYLELYLQGDRYRFKDFLDGSFFIGECARCNLPIPIPVASAYDIPHCDLCNSSNHIDDEYLVRVIAIAQPLTELLQLQKLCTVNRVFLSCISTPEALTPKLWENPLDLILIHSQIPSDLAKKWAKKIRQIPALVKVPIVALSKQAGNGVSSANYEQELANYLLNPLNGKHLAEYLRELSKYKQELNWFPA; encoded by the coding sequence ATGTCTAGTCAACATCTATGTCCTTTTTGCGCTTCACCCCTTCTGTGTCAGATTATAGACGGGAATCTATCTTGGTATTGTCGTCATTGCCATTTAGAGATTCCCTATGGTATTTGTCACGAAATTGGCGATCATAACCATACCCCAGATATTATAGCACAAGTTACTGATGATTCAGCATGGCAACTGCTAGGTAAAACCTGGAAAAAAACGGTGACAGACATCAAAGAAGCTCTTAACGCTGATCGAGTGATGTTATGGAAATACACCAAGACAGGTGAATTAAAAGTTTTAGAAGAAGCTCTCAACCCTGATTATCCTAGCATGAAAGATTGGATGATGGGACATTTTTTCACTAAACAAGAATTAAACGAATTTACGCAAGGAAAACTCCAAATTAATAGTCATATTGAAAATTTATTAGAGTCTTTCTTTGAAGTTAAAGCTAAACTAGTAGCTCCAATCATTTTACCCGATGATCATCACGTTATGCCCAAACTTTGGGGATTATTATTAGTTAATCACTGCGCTAAATCTCATCAATGGGAAGACTCAGAAATAAAACTCCTTTCTATTATCGCTAAACAAATTGGCGTCAATATTGAGCAAGTAGAGAGTTTTTATAAGTTAAAAACAGACTATCAAAAGCTAGAAAACAGTACCTGTGTAGAGCAACTAACAGGTTTAAAAAGTGCTTGTCAACTAGAAGGTTATTTGCAGCAAAAATGGCAAGAAATGACTCAATTAAAGCAACCTTTATCGATAATTATCGGTAAAATAGATGGTTGGGAAAAATATCAACATATTTGGGGAGAACAAGATGAGAAAATTTGTTTTAAACAAATTGCTAGGGTTATTACTAGCACTTGTCAAGAGCAACCAAATTTAATAGTTAAAAATGAAGCCGAAGAATTTATCATTATTCTTCCTAGTCTTGATGGTGTAAAAGCTGTTAAACTAGCCGAAAAAATGCGTCAACAAGTACAAGCTTTACAAATTAAACTTGGTCAAAAAGAATATCTAACCATTAGTTTAGGGATAGCTAGTACAATTCCTCAGAGTGATACTCAAGCAGATACTTTACTACAAGATGCTCAAAACGCCTTAAATAATAGACAAAAACAAAGTAAAAATAGTCTAATTTTTAGTGAGTATAATAACCGAGAAAAACTCATAATTGAACCTGTCAAATCTAGTCCATGGGAAAACCTGAAGACATTTGATCAACTACAGGCTTATATGGCTTATTTTATTAGTAGAGGTAAAACAATTATTAGTCCTGTTTCTGGACCACTTTATTTTAAAGGGTTGGTTTATCAATATCGCGGTTATCATCAAGATTTTATAGCATTTTGGCAACAACTGCGTCAAAGAAAAGATTATTTAGAATTATATCTACAAGGAGATAGATATCGTTTTAAAGACTTTTTAGATGGTTCTTTTTTTATAGGAGAATGTGCCCGCTGTAATCTGCCTATTCCTATTCCTGTAGCTTCAGCTTATGATATTCCTCATTGTGATTTGTGTAATAGTAGTAATCATATCGATGACGAATATTTAGTGAGGGTAATTGCGATAGCTCAACCTTTGACAGAATTATTACAATTACAAAAACTATGTACTGTCAATCGAGTCTTTTTAAGCTGTATTTCTACACCAGAAGCGTTAACTCCTAAATTATGGGAAAATCCCCTAGATTTAATCTTAATTCACAGTCAAATACCTTCTGACTTAGCGAAAAAATGGGCAAAAAAAATCCGCCAAATACCTGCTTTAGTGAAAGTACCTATTGTTGCTCTGAGTAAACAAGCAGGAAATGGGGTAAGTTCTGCTAATTATGAACAAGAATTGGCTAATTATCTACTTAATCCTCTTAATGGTAAACACTTAGCCGAGTACTTGCGAGAATTATCTAAGTATAAACAGGAGTTAAACTGGTTTCCTGCTTAA
- a CDS encoding ABC transporter ATP-binding protein — protein MTEKLKKKQSNYLLLIPYISPQLGTLFKGFACTIIFTLGWPALAWLVGDISKHIGNKDIQGMMQVAGIGALILFIRALVQYGQDVFMAQVALQTVRDLRVNVYRHLHSLSLDYFAASKTGDLSYRLTEDVDRIGEVINQLFHRFIPSVLQIIAVLTYMFYLNWNLTLAVLVVAPLMALLVTVFGAKLLKFARRSQGSTSNLSSLLTEVFSGMRLIQAFNAHEYEIGRFEREAEENRQISMLREKFKAFQLVLVGFLEGMSVILLFFLATLLIANTDFTVIDFIVYVTAVFMLIDPITITTNNYNDFKQGEASVDRIFELFAIQPQVFDQPEAITLPPIKGRVKYHNLSFAYDSHQRVLNNLNFSVEPGEMIALVGSSGAGKTTIINMLLRFYNPSDGEILVDNIDISQVTLESLRSQIGVVPQETILFSGTIADNIAFGYSKFDLADVEYAAKIANAHGFISEFPQNYYTYVGERGVNLSGGQRQRLAIARAIFRNPRILILDEATSSLDSESETLVQEALERIMDNRTVFVIAHRLATVRRANRILVLEKGRIIEEGTHQQLLAQQGRYASFHAQQFSR, from the coding sequence ATGACAGAAAAACTCAAAAAAAAGCAATCTAATTATCTTCTACTGATTCCTTATATAAGTCCTCAATTAGGTACTTTATTCAAGGGGTTTGCTTGTACTATTATATTTACCCTAGGTTGGCCAGCTTTAGCTTGGTTAGTGGGAGATATCAGTAAACATATTGGTAATAAAGATATCCAAGGGATGATGCAAGTCGCCGGAATTGGGGCCTTAATTCTGTTTATTCGAGCTTTGGTACAATATGGTCAAGATGTATTTATGGCTCAAGTTGCTCTCCAAACCGTTAGGGATCTTCGCGTTAATGTTTATCGTCACTTACATAGTTTGAGTCTAGATTATTTTGCTGCGAGTAAAACGGGAGATTTATCCTATCGACTTACTGAAGACGTCGATCGCATTGGGGAGGTGATTAACCAACTTTTCCACAGATTTATCCCTTCTGTTTTACAAATAATCGCTGTCTTGACTTATATGTTTTACCTGAATTGGAACTTAACTCTAGCGGTTTTAGTTGTAGCCCCTTTAATGGCTTTATTGGTTACTGTTTTTGGGGCAAAGTTATTAAAATTTGCGCGACGTAGTCAGGGAAGTACTTCTAATTTATCTTCATTACTAACAGAAGTTTTTAGTGGTATGCGATTAATTCAGGCTTTTAACGCTCATGAGTACGAAATAGGACGTTTTGAGCGTGAAGCTGAAGAAAATCGTCAGATTAGTATGTTAAGGGAAAAATTTAAGGCTTTTCAGTTGGTGCTAGTAGGTTTTTTAGAGGGAATGAGTGTAATCCTTTTATTCTTCCTAGCAACTCTACTGATAGCCAATACTGATTTTACAGTAATTGATTTTATTGTATATGTAACCGCTGTGTTTATGCTAATTGACCCCATTACGATTACTACCAATAATTATAATGATTTTAAACAGGGTGAGGCTTCTGTAGATCGCATTTTTGAATTGTTCGCGATTCAACCCCAAGTCTTTGATCAACCAGAAGCAATTACCCTACCTCCTATCAAAGGTCGGGTAAAATATCATAACCTCAGTTTTGCTTATGATTCTCATCAAAGGGTTTTAAATAATCTCAATTTTAGCGTTGAACCAGGAGAAATGATCGCTTTAGTGGGCTCTTCTGGTGCGGGTAAAACGACTATTATTAATATGCTCTTGCGTTTCTATAACCCTAGTGATGGTGAAATTTTAGTTGATAATATTGACATTTCCCAGGTTACCCTAGAAAGCTTACGCAGTCAAATAGGAGTCGTACCTCAAGAAACGATTCTTTTTTCAGGTACGATCGCTGATAATATTGCTTTTGGTTATAGTAAATTCGATTTAGCTGATGTAGAATATGCTGCTAAAATCGCTAATGCTCATGGATTTATTTCCGAATTTCCTCAGAATTATTATACTTATGTTGGGGAAAGAGGGGTTAATCTTTCTGGTGGACAACGTCAAAGATTGGCGATCGCCCGTGCTATTTTCCGTAATCCACGTATTTTAATCTTAGATGAGGCTACTTCTTCTCTAGATTCTGAGTCTGAAACCTTGGTACAAGAAGCTTTAGAGCGCATTATGGATAATCGGACTGTTTTTGTCATTGCTCACCGTTTAGCCACTGTTAGACGCGCTAACCGCATCTTAGTCTTAGAAAAAGGGCGTATAATTGAAGAAGGTACTCATCAACAATTATTAGCCCAACAAGGACGTTATGCTAGTTTCCATGCTCAACAGTTTTCTCGCTGA
- a CDS encoding pyridine nucleotide-disulfide oxidoreductase, producing the protein MVDYDLVVIGGGSGGLVVASAASQLKAKVALVEKNRLGGDCLWYGCVPSKSLIHASRVAYTVNQSHRFGINNPNPEINFTEVINYVQEVISTIEPQDSPTRFENLGVEVIFGSGKFINSQTFVVNQRQLTARAFVIATGSRPAIPPIPGLVEAGYLTNEEVFSLTNPPSSLGIIGGGPIGCELGQALHRLGIKVTIIQSDAQLLSKEEPEVARVVEEQLRQEGITILKETRVKRVNLVNGQKELVTDSTTITVDAILVATGRLPNLESLDLPSAGVEFNQDGIKVNRKLQTTNRKIYACGDVIGGYRFTHVAALEATVVIKNALFLPLSKINYRVIPWATFTDPEVARVGLGEQEARQLYGNDVYILKHSFAEVDRAQTEGNTSGFVKIITRNNGEILGAHLVGPQAGELIAEIVLAMSNGLKISALSGIHIYPTLAEVNSKVALSLTKEKYSQNLLIQRFLKHLFTWLRRLN; encoded by the coding sequence ATGGTTGATTATGACCTAGTAGTTATTGGCGGAGGATCGGGAGGACTAGTAGTCGCGAGTGCTGCGAGTCAACTCAAAGCTAAAGTCGCTTTAGTGGAAAAAAACCGCTTAGGGGGAGATTGTCTCTGGTATGGATGTGTACCTAGTAAATCCCTAATCCACGCTTCCCGTGTCGCTTATACAGTTAATCAGAGTCATCGTTTTGGTATTAACAACCCTAACCCTGAGATTAATTTTACTGAGGTTATTAATTACGTTCAAGAAGTTATCTCAACTATTGAACCCCAAGACTCCCCCACTAGATTTGAAAATCTCGGAGTAGAGGTGATCTTTGGTTCGGGGAAATTTATTAACTCTCAAACCTTTGTTGTTAATCAGCGTCAACTCACCGCTAGAGCTTTCGTCATAGCTACTGGTTCACGTCCCGCTATTCCCCCCATTCCTGGACTGGTAGAGGCGGGTTATCTGACTAATGAGGAGGTTTTCTCACTCACTAACCCTCCTTCTTCTTTAGGGATTATTGGGGGAGGTCCAATTGGTTGTGAATTAGGACAAGCTTTGCATCGTCTCGGGATTAAAGTTACTATTATTCAGTCTGATGCACAACTTTTAAGTAAAGAAGAACCCGAAGTAGCTAGAGTTGTTGAAGAACAATTACGCCAAGAGGGTATAACTATCCTTAAAGAAACTCGGGTTAAACGGGTTAATCTGGTTAATGGACAAAAAGAGTTAGTTACTGATTCTACTACTATTACTGTAGATGCTATTCTGGTGGCTACAGGACGTCTCCCTAACCTAGAATCCCTAGATTTACCTAGCGCGGGAGTAGAATTTAACCAAGATGGGATTAAAGTTAATCGGAAATTACAAACCACTAACCGGAAAATTTACGCTTGTGGTGATGTGATTGGAGGTTATCGTTTTACTCATGTAGCTGCTTTAGAAGCTACTGTGGTGATTAAAAATGCTCTGTTTTTACCCTTGAGTAAAATAAACTATCGAGTTATACCTTGGGCGACTTTCACTGATCCTGAAGTAGCTAGGGTTGGTTTAGGTGAACAAGAAGCGCGTCAACTCTATGGTAATGATGTCTATATCTTAAAACATTCATTTGCAGAAGTCGATCGCGCTCAAACCGAAGGGAATACCTCGGGATTTGTTAAGATTATTACTAGGAATAATGGCGAAATTCTCGGAGCACATTTAGTAGGTCCTCAAGCTGGAGAATTAATCGCCGAAATCGTTTTAGCTATGTCTAATGGTTTAAAAATCTCGGCTTTGAGTGGTATTCATATTTACCCTACTTTAGCAGAGGTTAATAGTAAGGTTGCACTTAGTTTGACTAAAGAAAAATATTCTCAAAATTTATTGATACAAAGATTTTTAAAGCATTTATTTACTTGGCTTCGTCGTTTAAATTAG
- a CDS encoding photosystem I reaction center subunit XII, with amino-acid sequence MAISDTQVYVALVVALIPAILAFRLSTELYK; translated from the coding sequence ATGGCTATATCAGATACCCAAGTTTACGTTGCTTTAGTGGTAGCTTTAATTCCCGCAATTTTAGCTTTCCGTTTATCTACCGAACTATATAAATAA
- a CDS encoding uracil phosphoribosyltransferase, giving the protein MSLQLRVYVPEHPLIKHWLAVARDRSTPSILFKTAMNELGRWLTYEATRHWLPTLETTVETPLSESEATLINPEIPIAVVPILRAGLAILEGAQSLLPLASIYHLGLVRDEETLQPSCYLNKLPDTFKSETRVLILEPMLATGGSIMTAMSEITSRGVDPDLIRIVSVVASPPALQSLSQAYPSLQIYTATIDPGINSRGYIVPGLGDAGDRAFGT; this is encoded by the coding sequence ATGAGTTTACAATTAAGGGTTTATGTACCCGAACACCCATTAATTAAACACTGGTTAGCAGTAGCGCGCGATCGTTCTACTCCTTCAATACTATTTAAAACTGCGATGAATGAATTAGGACGTTGGTTAACCTATGAAGCTACCCGTCACTGGTTACCCACCCTAGAAACTACCGTAGAAACCCCTCTGAGTGAATCGGAAGCTACCCTGATTAATCCTGAAATTCCCATCGCAGTTGTCCCCATTTTACGAGCAGGTTTAGCTATCCTAGAAGGTGCACAAAGTTTATTACCCTTAGCTTCTATTTATCACCTAGGGTTAGTCAGAGACGAAGAAACCCTACAACCTAGTTGTTATCTCAATAAACTTCCTGATACTTTTAAGAGTGAGACTAGGGTGTTAATTTTAGAGCCAATGTTAGCCACAGGAGGTTCAATTATGACAGCGATGTCAGAAATCACTAGTCGTGGAGTTGATCCCGACTTAATCCGTATTGTTTCTGTAGTTGCTTCGCCACCTGCACTGCAAAGTCTTAGTCAAGCTTATCCAAGTTTACAAATTTATACAGCGACGATTGATCCAGGGATTAACAGTCGGGGTTATATTGTTCCTGGGTTAGGAGATGCAGGCGATCGCGCTTTTGGCACTTAA
- a CDS encoding recombinase family protein, whose translation MSDSCLWISGTSRSGKTTRLVKEFQNWVNKKLAYDSSKNSPQSRLKPLTSTALVLASNSERRNHLTEELSNAVGGSYPVLCKTPLGFISEQLILFWPLLLKPLQLKPQFPLRLRPETEQELATLLWCPYLSLEQKQLMGGESRLVRRLLDLLQLAGASGTPLESIPEIVNQGFDSSLIIEPELIGKLLLNWRQWCLERGLLTYGLIYDLYWSYLLPQQEYRQYLTKYEAIFADDLDDYPAIARDLLEFWLEQGKAGIFTYNPAGQVRQGLNADPEYLQGLSDRCVQEKLEREFPYEIVSLEDKYEHQLSERWRLIQTTSRAELLRQVSAIIITKVTKEGVKPGEIAVIAPGLDEIGRYTLIEILSHHQIPVEALNEQRPLSSSPVVRALLTLLGLVYPSLGTLIKTEACREADPFGIAEMLVVISSNLDPVRAGLLADYCYQVDPDNPKLLPIEVFPRWDRLGARATYGYEGIINWISQQKQRVEREKITPIGIINQGIADFFRNREDLNYEKLAVLRKFVETAQHYWEVDRRLRENETKGRSLTETIADFRQLLGSETITANPYPRLVTSNEQGKITLATIFQYRSLGSQHRWQFWLDIGSPLWSKGGSAMLWGAPLFWRSPNPQAESDLDTERLERIFQDLQARATEGIYLCHSELNINGSEQSGPLLPLIYKISQ comes from the coding sequence ATGTCTGATTCTTGTCTGTGGATTAGTGGAACAAGTCGCAGTGGTAAAACTACGCGCTTAGTCAAAGAATTCCAAAATTGGGTAAATAAGAAACTAGCTTATGATTCTAGCAAAAACTCACCTCAAAGTCGTTTAAAACCATTGACTAGTACTGCATTAGTATTAGCTAGCAATAGTGAACGACGCAATCATTTAACCGAGGAACTCTCTAACGCTGTTGGTGGTAGTTACCCTGTACTGTGTAAAACACCTCTAGGTTTTATTAGTGAGCAATTAATCTTATTTTGGCCCTTATTATTAAAACCCCTACAGCTAAAACCTCAATTCCCCTTAAGACTTCGTCCTGAGACAGAACAAGAATTAGCGACTTTATTATGGTGTCCTTACCTGAGTTTAGAGCAAAAACAACTAATGGGGGGTGAATCACGTCTAGTACGTCGTCTCTTAGATTTGTTACAATTAGCGGGAGCTAGTGGTACACCATTAGAGAGTATTCCCGAAATAGTTAATCAGGGTTTTGACTCCTCTCTAATAATCGAACCAGAATTAATTGGTAAGTTGTTATTAAATTGGCGTCAGTGGTGTTTAGAAAGAGGATTATTAACCTATGGGTTGATTTATGATTTATATTGGTCTTATTTATTACCTCAGCAGGAATATCGCCAATATTTAACTAAATATGAGGCTATTTTTGCTGATGATTTAGATGATTATCCCGCTATTGCTAGAGACTTATTAGAATTTTGGTTAGAGCAAGGTAAAGCAGGTATATTTACTTATAATCCTGCTGGTCAGGTGAGACAAGGGTTAAATGCAGATCCAGAATATTTACAAGGTTTGAGCGATCGCTGTGTTCAAGAAAAATTAGAAAGGGAGTTTCCCTATGAGATTGTATCTTTAGAAGACAAATACGAACATCAACTTTCTGAGCGTTGGCGACTAATACAGACAACTTCTAGAGCAGAATTATTACGTCAAGTCAGTGCAATAATTATCACCAAAGTAACTAAAGAAGGGGTAAAACCAGGAGAAATAGCGGTTATAGCACCAGGTTTAGACGAAATAGGGCGTTATACTTTGATAGAAATCTTATCTCATCATCAGATACCTGTAGAAGCTCTAAACGAACAACGTCCCCTGAGTAGTTCCCCCGTGGTAAGAGCTTTATTAACTCTCTTAGGGTTAGTATATCCGAGTTTAGGAACTTTAATCAAGACAGAAGCCTGCCGCGAAGCGGATCCCTTCGGGATCGCCGAGATGTTAGTAGTAATCAGCTCTAATCTAGATCCAGTCAGAGCAGGTTTACTAGCTGATTATTGTTATCAAGTAGATCCAGATAACCCCAAATTATTGCCAATAGAGGTTTTTCCCCGTTGGGATCGTCTCGGTGCGCGCGCTACTTATGGTTATGAAGGTATAATTAACTGGATTAGTCAACAAAAGCAACGGGTAGAGAGGGAAAAAATTACCCCAATCGGGATAATTAATCAAGGTATAGCAGATTTCTTTCGTAATAGAGAAGATCTCAACTACGAGAAACTAGCAGTCTTAAGAAAGTTTGTAGAAACAGCACAACATTATTGGGAAGTCGATCGCCGTTTGAGAGAAAATGAAACTAAAGGAAGAAGTTTAACAGAAACTATCGCTGATTTTAGGCAACTCTTAGGTAGTGAGACTATCACCGCTAACCCCTATCCTAGGTTAGTAACTAGTAATGAACAGGGTAAGATAACACTAGCGACGATTTTTCAATATCGTTCCCTTGGTAGTCAACACCGTTGGCAATTTTGGTTAGATATAGGATCTCCCTTATGGAGTAAAGGTGGTTCAGCGATGTTATGGGGTGCCCCCTTATTTTGGCGTTCCCCCAACCCCCAAGCAGAATCAGACTTAGATACAGAGAGACTAGAGAGAATTTTTCAAGATTTACAAGCAAGAGCAACCGAGGGTATCTATTTATGTCATAGTGAATTAAATATCAATGGTTCAGAACAGTCAGGTCCGTTGTTACCATTGATTTATAAAATATCACAATGA